In one Variovorax sp. V213 genomic region, the following are encoded:
- a CDS encoding transporter substrate-binding domain-containing protein: MARVQRTKVLRVGAIAGAIPYFNKDLVSGKWEGFGPDFSESLAKKFGAKVEYVETTWGNAVLDLQSNKIDAMFGMAPTPARKEVVNFSDTLFDNTYTAVCKKGFPTKTWEQLNAPENKIVVDVGSSHDQLATRILPKAEVQRLENSGSATLALQAGRADCQILVILLAQPLLAKRANVGVMQIPTPVYTAPVSIGLRKETDPAMQTAVNTWLGEVRAKGEVRSVILKNMEKLAGVPASAFPPEIKF; the protein is encoded by the coding sequence ATGGCCCGCGTTCAACGGACCAAGGTCCTGCGGGTCGGCGCGATTGCCGGCGCGATTCCCTACTTCAACAAGGATCTCGTTTCGGGCAAGTGGGAGGGCTTCGGCCCTGATTTCTCCGAAAGCCTGGCCAAGAAGTTCGGTGCAAAGGTCGAGTACGTGGAAACGACCTGGGGAAACGCGGTGCTCGACCTCCAATCGAACAAGATTGACGCGATGTTCGGCATGGCGCCGACGCCGGCGCGCAAGGAGGTTGTGAACTTCTCCGACACCCTGTTCGACAACACCTACACCGCCGTGTGCAAGAAGGGGTTCCCGACCAAGACCTGGGAGCAGCTGAACGCGCCGGAAAACAAGATCGTGGTTGACGTAGGCTCGAGCCATGACCAACTGGCCACGCGCATTCTTCCGAAGGCAGAAGTGCAGCGCCTCGAAAACTCGGGGTCCGCAACGCTCGCGCTGCAAGCCGGCCGCGCCGACTGCCAGATCCTGGTGATCCTGCTGGCGCAGCCGCTGCTGGCCAAGCGCGCCAACGTCGGGGTGATGCAGATCCCGACACCGGTCTACACCGCGCCCGTGAGCATCGGGCTGCGCAAGGAAACCGATCCAGCGATGCAGACGGCGGTCAACACCTGGCTGGGCGAAGTTCGCGCCAAGGGCGAGGTCCGAAGCGTGATCCTGAAGAACATGGAAAAACTCGCCGGCGTTCCCGCCAGCGCATTCCCGCCCGAAATCAAGTTCTGA
- a CDS encoding SDR family NAD(P)-dependent oxidoreductase, which produces MSNESAPLAVVTGSSSGIGRAIASHLLEQGWRVSGLDLAAPTLSHAGFAHAAIDLSDAGAIARAVAALQNADALVHAAGVLRVGPLGQLDHAGGELMWRLHVDAATRLADALVPTMAARGRGRVVFIGSRVAQGLPGRGQYAATKAALIALARSWAAEVAASGVTINVVSPGATQTAMLQDPARAGSAPRLPPIGRLIEPAEIAALVAFLLSPPAAAITGQDIAICGGASLHR; this is translated from the coding sequence GTGTCGAATGAAAGCGCCCCGCTCGCCGTCGTGACGGGCAGCAGCAGCGGCATCGGCCGCGCCATTGCGTCGCATCTGCTGGAGCAGGGCTGGCGCGTGAGCGGGCTCGACCTTGCGGCGCCCACGCTGTCGCACGCAGGTTTCGCGCATGCGGCCATCGACCTGTCGGATGCCGGCGCCATCGCGCGTGCGGTGGCCGCGCTGCAAAACGCCGACGCGCTGGTGCACGCGGCCGGCGTGCTGCGCGTGGGCCCGCTCGGCCAGCTCGACCATGCGGGCGGCGAACTGATGTGGCGCCTGCATGTGGACGCCGCCACACGGCTGGCCGATGCGCTCGTGCCCACGATGGCCGCGCGCGGCCGCGGCCGCGTGGTGTTCATCGGCAGCCGCGTGGCGCAAGGCCTGCCGGGCCGCGGGCAGTATGCCGCGACCAAGGCGGCGCTGATCGCGCTCGCGCGCAGCTGGGCGGCCGAGGTGGCCGCAAGCGGCGTGACCATCAACGTCGTGTCGCCCGGCGCGACGCAGACCGCGATGCTGCAGGACCCGGCGCGCGCAGGCAGCGCGCCACGGCTGCCGCCCATCGGTCGGCTGATCGAGCCCGCGGAGATCGCCGCGCTCGTCGCCTTTCTTCTTTCCCCGCCGGCCGCGGCCATCACGGGCCAGGACATCGCCATCTGCGGCGGTGCGTCGCTGCACCGCTGA
- a CDS encoding amino acid ABC transporter ATP-binding protein, with product MTQAVIEITGLRKSFGAHVVLKDISLKIERGQVVAMIGPSGSGKSTLLRCINLLTIPDGGRIAVGEQTIQFSGKETALPNERKLAKFRASTGMVFQHFNLFPHMTALQNVMEGPVTVLKTPKAEAAAAARALLQKVGLLERADYYPDKLSGGQKQRVAIARALAMKPNVMLFDEATSALDPELVGEVLTVIKGLAKEGMTMILVTHEIGFAREVADQVIFMRDGVVAEAGPPSIVIDNPQQESTRAFLGRFKASAGTPEPAIT from the coding sequence ATGACCCAAGCCGTGATCGAAATCACTGGACTCCGAAAGTCCTTCGGCGCCCACGTCGTGCTCAAGGACATCTCGCTGAAGATCGAACGCGGCCAGGTGGTCGCCATGATCGGGCCCTCGGGTTCCGGCAAATCCACCCTGCTTCGCTGCATCAACCTGTTGACGATTCCGGACGGCGGACGCATCGCTGTCGGTGAACAGACGATTCAGTTCAGCGGCAAGGAAACGGCGCTGCCGAACGAACGCAAGCTCGCGAAGTTTCGCGCCTCCACCGGGATGGTGTTTCAGCACTTCAACCTGTTTCCGCACATGACTGCGCTGCAGAACGTCATGGAAGGCCCTGTCACCGTGCTCAAGACGCCGAAGGCAGAGGCGGCAGCCGCAGCCAGGGCGCTGCTGCAAAAGGTCGGGCTGCTCGAGCGCGCCGACTACTACCCCGACAAGCTTTCGGGCGGGCAGAAGCAGCGCGTGGCGATCGCACGCGCGCTGGCGATGAAACCCAACGTCATGCTTTTCGACGAGGCTACGTCGGCACTGGACCCCGAACTGGTCGGTGAGGTGCTGACCGTCATCAAGGGCCTGGCAAAGGAAGGCATGACCATGATCCTCGTCACCCACGAAATCGGCTTTGCGCGCGAGGTAGCGGACCAGGTGATCTTCATGCGCGACGGCGTCGTTGCGGAAGCCGGTCCGCCGAGCATCGTCATCGACAACCCGCAGCAGGAATCGACGCGCGCCTTCCTGGGCCGCTTCAAGGCATCCGCAGGCACGCCAGAGCCGGCCATCACATAG
- a CDS encoding mandelate racemase/muconate lactonizing enzyme family protein, protein MKIVNVLESTRPIKSDIRNAYIDFSKMTLSLVAVVTDVIRDGRPVVGYGFNSNGRYGQGGLIRERFLPRLLEAEPASLVDETGDNLDPHKIWARMMINEKPGGHGERSVAVGTIDMAVWDAVAKIAGKPLYQLLAERYGSGTPDPRVFVYAAGGYYYPGKGLEGLQREMTSYLERGYSVVKMKIGGATLAQDCERIESVLKILGPGQQLAVDANGRFDLPTAIDYGRALSQYPLFWYEEAGDPLDYELQAKLGEMYAGPMATGENLFSMQDARNLIRHGGMRPDRDWLQFDCALSYGLVEYLRTLDMLKANGWSPSRCIPHGGHQMSLAIAAGLGLGGNESYPDLFQPYGGFPDGVKVQNGYVTLPPLPGIGFEGKADLIAEMRALAG, encoded by the coding sequence ATGAAAATCGTCAACGTCCTCGAGTCCACGCGCCCCATCAAGTCGGACATCCGCAACGCCTACATCGATTTCTCGAAGATGACCCTGAGCCTCGTGGCGGTGGTCACGGACGTGATCCGCGATGGCCGGCCGGTGGTGGGCTACGGCTTCAACTCCAACGGCCGCTACGGCCAGGGCGGCCTGATCCGCGAGCGCTTCCTGCCGCGCCTGCTCGAGGCCGAGCCGGCCTCGCTCGTCGACGAGACCGGCGACAACCTCGATCCGCACAAGATCTGGGCCCGCATGATGATCAACGAGAAGCCTGGCGGCCACGGCGAGCGCTCGGTGGCCGTGGGCACCATCGACATGGCCGTGTGGGACGCGGTCGCCAAGATCGCCGGCAAGCCGCTGTACCAGCTGCTGGCCGAACGCTACGGCAGCGGTACGCCCGATCCGCGCGTTTTCGTTTATGCCGCGGGCGGCTACTACTACCCCGGCAAGGGCCTCGAAGGCCTGCAGCGCGAGATGACCAGCTATCTCGAGCGCGGCTACTCGGTCGTGAAGATGAAGATCGGCGGCGCCACGCTCGCGCAAGACTGCGAACGCATCGAGTCGGTGCTCAAGATCCTCGGCCCCGGCCAGCAGCTGGCCGTGGACGCCAACGGCCGCTTCGACCTGCCCACCGCCATCGACTACGGCCGCGCGCTGTCGCAGTACCCGCTCTTCTGGTACGAGGAAGCCGGCGACCCGCTCGACTACGAACTTCAGGCGAAGCTCGGCGAGATGTACGCCGGCCCCATGGCCACGGGCGAGAACCTGTTCTCGATGCAGGACGCGCGCAACCTCATCCGCCACGGCGGCATGAGGCCCGACCGCGACTGGCTGCAGTTCGACTGCGCATTGAGCTATGGCCTCGTCGAGTACCTGCGCACGCTCGACATGCTGAAGGCCAACGGCTGGTCGCCCTCGCGCTGCATCCCGCACGGCGGCCACCAGATGTCGCTCGCCATTGCCGCGGGCCTGGGCCTCGGCGGCAACGAGAGCTACCCCGACCTGTTCCAGCCTTATGGCGGCTTCCCTGATGGCGTGAAGGTGCAGAACGGCTACGTCACGCTGCCGCCGCTGCCGGGCATCGGCTTCGAAGGCAAGGCCGATCTCATTGCCGAGATGCGCGCATTGGCGGGGTAG
- a CDS encoding amino acid ABC transporter permease has translation MEYVETRESPKSRSRLGIALMVVLALAGAWALVKHFAGGSAASAGYDWDFGVLWKYRSLLISGLLYTLLFTVVCVVLGLLVGLVTGLGRLSNNPYITAPLRAYIEVFRCTPVLVQLVWFYYALPVLTGLELSATAAATLCLTLYGGAFYSEIVRGGIISIDSGQTEAGKALGMTRLQLLRRIVLPQAFKKMVPPLMNQSIMQLKNTSLLSVLAVPDLLYQGQVIAHDTYRPLELYTFIAIAYFAVLLPVTIWAKRMEYGVAKEA, from the coding sequence ATGGAATACGTTGAAACGCGGGAGTCGCCCAAGTCGCGATCTCGACTGGGCATCGCCCTGATGGTCGTTCTCGCGCTCGCCGGCGCCTGGGCCCTGGTCAAGCACTTCGCGGGCGGAAGCGCCGCATCCGCCGGCTACGACTGGGACTTCGGCGTGCTGTGGAAGTACCGGTCGCTCCTCATCAGCGGCTTGCTCTACACACTGCTCTTCACGGTGGTCTGCGTGGTGCTCGGGCTGCTGGTGGGCCTGGTGACGGGGCTGGGACGGCTCTCCAACAACCCGTACATCACCGCGCCGCTGCGGGCCTATATCGAGGTGTTCCGGTGCACGCCGGTTCTGGTGCAGCTCGTCTGGTTCTATTACGCACTGCCCGTGCTCACCGGCCTTGAACTCTCGGCAACGGCCGCGGCCACCCTCTGCCTGACGCTCTATGGCGGCGCGTTCTATTCCGAGATCGTGCGCGGCGGGATCATCTCCATCGACTCGGGCCAGACCGAAGCGGGCAAGGCCCTCGGCATGACGCGCCTGCAACTGCTTCGCCGCATCGTGCTTCCGCAGGCGTTCAAGAAGATGGTGCCGCCCCTGATGAACCAATCCATCATGCAGCTGAAGAACACCTCGCTGCTCTCGGTGCTGGCCGTGCCGGACCTGCTCTATCAGGGCCAGGTCATCGCGCACGACACCTACCGCCCGCTCGAGCTCTATACGTTCATTGCGATTGCCTATTTCGCCGTGCTCCTGCCCGTCACGATCTGGGCCAAGCGCATGGAATACGGCGTGGCGAAAGAAGCCTGA
- a CDS encoding GFA family protein has translation MRFEFLLASLKGVSCNCSYCVRKAALHHRVPAKHFRLLSGAGRLSSYQFGTGRAHHLFCKTCGIHTHCHPRSAPEQVNVNLHCVDAVQDARVEVSLHDGRGWVA, from the coding sequence GTGCGCTTCGAATTCTTGCTGGCGTCGTTGAAGGGCGTGAGCTGCAACTGCAGCTATTGCGTGCGCAAGGCGGCACTGCACCACCGCGTGCCGGCGAAACACTTCCGCCTGCTCTCGGGCGCAGGGCGGCTGTCGAGCTACCAGTTCGGCACGGGGCGCGCACACCATCTCTTTTGCAAGACGTGCGGCATTCATACGCATTGCCATCCGCGATCGGCCCCCGAACAGGTCAACGTCAACCTGCATTGCGTCGACGCGGTGCAGGACGCGCGGGTCGAAGTCTCTCTTCACGATGGTCGTGGCTGGGTCGCATGA
- a CDS encoding Lrp/AsnC family transcriptional regulator — MDGRLDDLDRHLLSLLQANAREPAANLARKLKIARTTVVARIARLERDGVVAGYGVRLGQKLEHAAVRAICGISVNAKSAPAVIRALERVPEVEELSAVSGQFDYMLFLRCETPEKLDILLDQLGQLDGINQTQTSIVLSRKIDRRSAISTVPGPAP, encoded by the coding sequence ATGGATGGAAGACTGGATGACCTCGACCGCCACCTGTTGAGCCTGCTGCAGGCAAATGCCAGGGAGCCCGCCGCCAACCTGGCGCGAAAGCTCAAGATCGCACGCACCACCGTCGTCGCACGCATTGCCCGGCTCGAACGCGACGGCGTGGTTGCGGGATACGGCGTGCGGCTCGGACAGAAGCTGGAACATGCCGCAGTGCGCGCGATCTGCGGCATCAGCGTCAATGCGAAGAGTGCTCCAGCCGTGATCCGGGCGCTCGAACGCGTGCCGGAAGTGGAGGAACTTTCGGCAGTGAGCGGCCAGTTCGACTACATGCTCTTCCTGCGCTGCGAGACGCCCGAAAAGCTGGACATCCTGCTGGACCAACTCGGCCAGCTCGACGGCATCAACCAGACGCAGACGTCCATCGTGCTGAGCCGGAAAATCGACCGCCGAAGCGCGATCTCCACAGTTCCCGGGCCCGCCCCATGA
- a CDS encoding dihydrodipicolinate synthase family protein: MPSIANYRGIIPAISCPFTTDYRIDEPALRKLASWLAGHDGVVAVMTNGHTGEVFSLTPAERAEVTRIVADELRGRMPVISSIVCEGLAEAAEHARAAQVAGAAALDVMPPHHWLRFGFTPGHALQYFEAIHRAAPELDLVCHVYPAWTRASYSSQLLAELARLPYLQAFKVGQRDMNKYARDIQAIREADASKAILTCHDEYLLASMVQGVDGALVGFATFIPQLIIDLWNAVKAGDLKKAMAVQALITPLKDAVYGGGEPTGEAHARMKGGMYLAGVLANATVRPPTEAPNAREMDALRAAVAQAGLSKR, encoded by the coding sequence ATGCCTTCCATCGCGAATTATCGCGGGATCATTCCCGCCATTTCCTGCCCCTTCACGACCGACTACCGCATCGACGAGCCGGCGCTGCGCAAGCTCGCCTCGTGGCTCGCGGGCCACGACGGCGTGGTGGCGGTCATGACCAACGGCCACACCGGCGAGGTGTTCTCGCTCACCCCGGCCGAGCGGGCCGAGGTGACCCGCATCGTGGCCGACGAGCTGCGCGGCCGCATGCCGGTGATCTCGTCGATCGTGTGCGAAGGCCTGGCCGAAGCCGCCGAGCACGCGCGGGCCGCACAGGTGGCCGGCGCAGCGGCGCTCGACGTGATGCCGCCGCACCACTGGCTGCGCTTCGGCTTCACGCCGGGCCACGCGCTGCAGTATTTCGAGGCCATTCACCGCGCCGCGCCGGAGCTCGACCTGGTTTGCCACGTCTACCCGGCCTGGACCCGCGCTTCGTATTCGTCGCAGCTGCTGGCCGAGCTGGCTCGCCTGCCCTACCTGCAGGCCTTCAAGGTCGGGCAGCGCGACATGAACAAGTACGCCCGCGACATCCAGGCGATCCGCGAGGCCGACGCGTCCAAGGCCATACTCACCTGCCACGACGAGTATCTGCTGGCCTCGATGGTGCAGGGCGTGGACGGTGCGCTGGTCGGCTTTGCCACCTTCATTCCGCAACTGATCATCGACCTGTGGAACGCGGTCAAGGCCGGCGACCTGAAGAAGGCGATGGCGGTGCAGGCCCTCATCACGCCGCTGAAGGACGCCGTGTATGGCGGCGGCGAACCCACAGGCGAGGCGCATGCGCGCATGAAGGGCGGCATGTACCTGGCTGGCGTGCTCGCCAACGCCACGGTGCGCCCGCCGACCGAAGCGCCGAATGCGCGCGAGATGGACGCGCTGCGCGCCGCCGTCGCGCAGGCCGGCCTGTCGAAGCGCTGA
- a CDS encoding Bug family tripartite tricarboxylate transporter substrate binding protein, with protein sequence MQRNHFLRATIAALALAAASSGIAQTQPWPSRPVRVVIPFPPGGTLDTVGRLLAQKLGDQTGQPFIVENRPGGNGVIGADVVSKAPADGYTLLFNASTFTTAPMTMKSVPYEVVRDFTPVALVAKAPLSVAINKNLPITDVKSLIAYARANPGKMTFAVGSIGSAGHLSTELLKRAGGLDYLIVPYKGTAPAFQDLIGGQIDGFIDPILGSLQYHKSGMLRVVAVTSAARATSLPNVPTVAESIPGYEFYSWYGLWGPAKLPPAITQRLNAEVNKALGTDMRETLNAQGLLLTPGSVDDFARFQQADMERSKKIIVEGNIRVE encoded by the coding sequence ATGCAACGCAACCATTTTTTGCGCGCCACGATCGCGGCCCTCGCGCTTGCCGCGGCGTCTTCGGGCATCGCGCAGACGCAGCCCTGGCCCAGCCGGCCGGTGCGCGTGGTGATCCCGTTTCCGCCGGGCGGCACGCTCGACACGGTCGGCCGCCTGCTCGCGCAGAAGCTCGGCGACCAGACGGGCCAACCCTTCATCGTCGAGAACCGGCCCGGCGGCAACGGCGTGATCGGCGCCGACGTGGTGTCGAAGGCACCCGCCGACGGCTACACGCTGCTGTTCAACGCCTCGACCTTCACCACCGCGCCCATGACGATGAAGTCGGTGCCCTACGAGGTCGTCAGGGACTTCACGCCGGTGGCGCTCGTCGCCAAGGCGCCGCTGTCGGTGGCCATCAACAAGAACCTGCCGATCACCGACGTCAAGTCGCTCATCGCCTACGCCAGGGCGAACCCCGGCAAGATGACCTTCGCGGTCGGGTCGATCGGCTCGGCGGGGCACCTGTCGACGGAACTGCTCAAGCGCGCGGGCGGGCTCGACTACCTGATCGTGCCGTACAAGGGTACGGCGCCGGCTTTCCAGGACCTGATCGGCGGCCAGATCGACGGCTTCATCGATCCGATCCTGGGGTCGCTGCAGTACCACAAGAGCGGCATGCTGCGCGTCGTCGCCGTCACCTCGGCCGCCCGCGCCACCAGCCTGCCGAATGTGCCCACGGTAGCCGAAAGCATTCCGGGCTACGAGTTCTACAGCTGGTACGGCCTGTGGGGCCCGGCCAAGCTGCCGCCCGCGATCACGCAGCGGCTCAATGCCGAAGTGAACAAGGCGCTGGGCACAGACATGCGCGAAACGCTGAACGCACAGGGGCTGCTGCTGACGCCGGGCAGCGTCGACGATTTCGCCCGGTTCCAGCAGGCCGACATGGAGCGCTCGAAGAAGATCATCGTCGAGGGCAACATCCGTGTCGAATGA
- a CDS encoding NAD(P)/FAD-dependent oxidoreductase, with product MKNTVAVLGAGIVGVSCALELQRRGFDVTIFDRTGPGRETSYGNAGVIARSSLMPFNHPALWSTLPKLLKNRSASFRYDPLFLTKNLTWALKFLSNTRTSVFNETTAALDALIRLSTREHQRLLTEAGAAHRLRTTGWLFLYRSEAGFLGSRLSRDTFEKFDIATQVLDARELAELEPHLKPLFPRALWIRDTWSVDSPGQVVEAYARLFTARGGRIRQASIGALRRSNTSEAWQVTEDAGTVHEASRVVLALGPWTREFAKKSLGLAVPMAFERGYHMHYRAASGASLARPVYDTGGGYVLSPMEQGLRLSTGVQLADRAAPPNLAQLDLAEQAAREAFPLEGRLGKEAWLGSRPTLPDSRPIIGECPGRPGLWLAFGHQHIGFNAGPGTAALLGSMMAGETCAFDPAPFRPSRFLG from the coding sequence ATGAAGAACACTGTTGCCGTGCTGGGCGCCGGAATCGTCGGCGTTTCGTGTGCCCTCGAACTCCAGCGACGGGGTTTCGACGTGACCATCTTCGACAGGACCGGGCCGGGCCGCGAGACCTCCTACGGCAACGCCGGGGTGATTGCCCGCAGCTCGCTCATGCCTTTCAACCATCCCGCGTTGTGGTCGACGCTTCCCAAGCTGCTGAAGAACAGGTCCGCGAGCTTTCGCTACGACCCGCTTTTCCTCACGAAGAACCTGACGTGGGCGTTGAAGTTCTTGTCGAACACGCGCACCTCGGTCTTTAATGAAACGACTGCGGCGCTCGACGCGCTGATCCGGCTTTCGACGAGGGAGCACCAACGGCTGCTGACCGAAGCGGGTGCGGCGCATCGCCTGCGCACGACCGGATGGCTCTTTCTCTACCGCAGCGAGGCAGGATTTCTCGGCAGCCGGCTCTCCCGGGACACCTTCGAGAAGTTCGACATCGCAACGCAGGTTCTCGATGCGCGGGAGCTTGCGGAACTCGAACCGCATCTGAAGCCGCTGTTCCCCCGCGCACTCTGGATTCGCGACACCTGGTCGGTGGACAGTCCGGGCCAGGTGGTCGAGGCATATGCACGGCTTTTCACTGCCCGCGGCGGCCGTATCCGACAGGCTTCAATCGGCGCGCTTCGCCGTTCGAACACCAGCGAGGCCTGGCAAGTGACCGAGGACGCCGGCACGGTTCACGAGGCATCGCGCGTGGTGCTCGCACTGGGCCCCTGGACCCGGGAGTTCGCGAAGAAGTCGCTGGGCCTCGCGGTGCCGATGGCGTTCGAGCGCGGCTACCACATGCACTATCGGGCCGCCAGCGGTGCCTCGCTCGCGCGCCCGGTCTACGACACGGGCGGGGGCTACGTGCTGTCGCCGATGGAGCAAGGCCTGCGCTTGTCCACCGGCGTGCAGCTGGCCGATCGCGCTGCACCTCCAAACCTCGCGCAATTGGATCTGGCCGAACAGGCGGCGCGCGAAGCGTTTCCGCTCGAAGGCCGGCTTGGAAAAGAGGCCTGGCTCGGCAGCCGGCCCACGCTGCCGGACAGCCGTCCTATCATCGGCGAATGCCCCGGCCGCCCAGGCCTGTGGCTCGCGTTCGGCCATCAACACATCGGCTTCAACGCCGGCCCGGGGACGGCCGCGCTCCTTGGATCGATGATGGCCGGTGAGACCTGCGCGTTCGATCCTGCGCCGTTCCGGCCTTCCCGGTTTCTCGGCTGA
- a CDS encoding LysR family transcriptional regulator, which translates to MGPGNRPLDLEWLEDFLALAESGNFSRAAQARSIAQPAFSRHIRALEEWVGVDLFDRSAHPAALTAAGKRFQPLLQEVLAALEAARIKARAAHDMAAASLSFAATHVLSLTFFPRWLGSVEARLSLGPIQTISDSSQACEDLMLQRRVQFVLCHGHAGAPGRLDEAQYPMQRLSEDVLLPVAAPDASGAPLHALGGDKAPSVLAYSEASGLGRIMRAIQDSEFGKDFAPSLPVVFTAHHAVLLRTMALEGRGLAWLPMSLVSDDLRCGALVDAGAGGWRVPVDIRLYRQAAHMAPVAEALWQLVGNGADASQAAREG; encoded by the coding sequence ATGGGCCCCGGCAACCGACCCCTCGATCTCGAATGGCTGGAAGACTTCCTGGCCCTGGCCGAGAGCGGCAATTTCTCGCGCGCGGCGCAGGCGCGCTCCATCGCGCAGCCGGCGTTCAGCCGGCACATCCGCGCGCTCGAGGAATGGGTGGGCGTCGATCTGTTCGATCGCAGCGCCCACCCGGCGGCGCTGACCGCGGCGGGCAAGCGTTTCCAGCCGCTGCTGCAGGAGGTGCTGGCCGCCCTGGAGGCCGCCCGCATCAAGGCACGCGCCGCGCACGACATGGCCGCCGCGAGCCTGAGCTTTGCCGCCACGCACGTGCTGTCGCTGACCTTCTTTCCGCGCTGGCTGGGCAGCGTGGAGGCGCGGCTGAGCCTGGGGCCGATCCAGACCATCTCCGACAGCTCGCAAGCCTGCGAAGACCTGATGCTGCAGCGACGCGTGCAGTTCGTGCTGTGCCACGGCCATGCCGGCGCGCCGGGCCGGCTCGACGAAGCGCAATATCCCATGCAGCGCCTGAGCGAGGACGTGCTGCTGCCCGTGGCGGCGCCGGATGCGAGCGGTGCGCCGCTGCATGCGCTGGGCGGGGACAAGGCGCCTTCGGTGCTGGCGTACAGCGAGGCGTCCGGCCTCGGCCGGATCATGCGGGCGATCCAGGACAGCGAGTTCGGCAAGGACTTCGCGCCCTCGCTGCCGGTGGTCTTCACGGCCCACCATGCCGTGCTGCTGCGCACCATGGCGCTCGAAGGGCGCGGCCTGGCGTGGCTGCCCATGAGCCTGGTCTCGGACGACCTGCGCTGCGGCGCGCTGGTGGATGCCGGCGCGGGCGGCTGGCGCGTGCCGGTGGACATCCGGCTGTACCGGCAGGCGGCGCACATGGCGCCCGTGGCCGAGGCGCTGTGGCAGCTGGTGGGCAACGGCGCGGACGCCAGCCAGGCGGCTCGCGAGGGCTGA
- a CDS encoding aspartate/glutamate racemase family protein — protein sequence MTAAAPGFLGVLMLDTRFPRPPGDVGNPDTYARAGIPVRFLTVEGASPRRIVEEADPRLIQPFVDAAVRLVADGASMITTSCGFLAAYQDELSKAVPVPVLTSSLLQVRRHANPGIVTFDAASLTPQILQAAGVPAGTPLAGVRPGCEFHRRILNNDTVLDLAEAQRNVIDAAVRLIEASPAVENIVLECTNMPPYRESVAAAVGRQVHDIETLILEAWYAGNAAQHPRR from the coding sequence ATGACCGCTGCGGCACCAGGCTTCCTCGGCGTGTTGATGCTCGACACGCGCTTTCCGCGGCCGCCAGGCGACGTCGGCAATCCGGACACCTATGCAAGGGCAGGCATCCCCGTACGCTTCCTGACCGTGGAAGGCGCTTCGCCCAGGCGCATCGTCGAGGAGGCCGATCCGCGCCTGATCCAGCCCTTCGTCGACGCCGCGGTGCGACTGGTTGCAGACGGTGCGTCGATGATCACCACCAGCTGCGGCTTCCTGGCCGCCTACCAGGACGAGCTTTCGAAGGCGGTTCCGGTGCCGGTGCTGACCTCGAGCCTGCTGCAGGTGCGGCGCCATGCAAACCCGGGCATCGTCACTTTCGATGCCGCATCGCTGACCCCGCAGATTCTGCAAGCGGCCGGCGTGCCCGCGGGAACGCCCCTCGCGGGCGTGCGCCCGGGCTGCGAATTTCATCGCCGCATTCTGAACAACGACACCGTGCTCGACCTTGCCGAAGCACAGCGCAACGTCATCGACGCAGCCGTGCGTTTGATCGAAGCATCGCCCGCCGTCGAGAATATCGTGCTGGAATGTACGAACATGCCGCCCTACCGCGAAAGCGTGGCCGCCGCAGTCGGCCGCCAAGTGCACGACATCGAGACCCTGATCCTGGAAGCCTGGTACGCCGGGAACGCGGCGCAGCATCCGCGGCGCTGA